One Lytechinus variegatus isolate NC3 chromosome 11, Lvar_3.0, whole genome shotgun sequence DNA segment encodes these proteins:
- the LOC121423840 gene encoding ribosome production factor 1-like, translating to MEEQNAEPEPQMPKRTLAHIKNKQRRQELFRKMQIEKRKEKLKEKKKKKREDEKAGDKAPPKKVPKTIENMRVFDETMVNPEDAEVTYDEATDEMAPYFNRETMPKVLITTSDKAAWTTRRLCKELSSCIPNSEVHHRRHLPLKRIIKRAQEKDFTDLIVINNDRGKANGLVMSHFPEGPTCHFKLSNVKLRQDIKRCGKPTDHQPELILNNFNTRLGHTVGRQIAALFPHDPNFVGRRVVTFHNQRDFIFFRHHRYVFKDNKKVGLQELGPRFTLKLRSVQKGTFDSKFGEYEWVHKRHEMDTSRRKFHL from the exons ATGGAAGAACAAAATGCCGAACCGGAGCCTCAAATGCCTAAAAGGACGCTTGCccatataaaaaataagcagcGTAGACAAGAATTATTCAGAAAGATGCAGATTGAGAAGCGAAAG GAAAAactgaaggaaaagaaaaagaagaagagggaagATGAGAAAGCAGGTGACAAG gcACCACCCAAGAAGGTTCCCAAGACGATTGAAAACATGAGAGTGTTTGATGAGACCATGGTCAACCCAGAAGATGCAGAG GTAACCTATGATGAAGCGACAGATGAAATGGCTCCATACTTCAACCGAGAAACAATGCCTAAGGTTCTCATCACCACTTCAGATAAAGCTGCATGG ACCACCAGGAGATTATGTAAGGAGCTGAGCAGCTGTATACCCAATTCAGAAGTGCACCATCGACGACATCTACCGCTGAAGAGAATCATCAAGAGAGCACAGGAGAAAGATTTCACGGATCTCATTGTCATCAACAATGACAGGGGCAAAGCGA ATGGTTTGGTGATGAGTCATTTTCCCGAAGGACCTACCTGTCATTTTAAGCTGTCCAACGTAAAACTCAGACAAGATATAAAG CGTTGTGGAAAGCCGACAGATCATCAACCGGAACTGATCCTCAATAACTTCAACACGCGCCTTGGTCATACCGTTGGCCGACAGATCGCTGCCCTCTTTCCTCACGATCCAAACTTTGTTGGACGAAGGGTCGTTACTTTCCATAATCAGAGAGATTTTATATTCTTCAGACATCACAG ATATGTCTTCAAAGACAACAAGAAAGTAGGCTTACAAGAGCTAGGTCCTCGGTTCACTCTCAAGCTTAGATCGGTACAGAAGGGAACATTCGACTCCAAGTTTGGTGAATATGAATGGGTTCATAAG